The bacterium genome contains the following window.
ATTCTAGGTGTAATCAGAAAGGTTATATCCTCCTCTACCAGGTCCTTTTGAGACATCTTTAGAGCTCTAAATAGCTTAATAAGGCCAAGTCTTTGGGTTTTTCTCAGAACCATTAGACCAAATCTGGCAAAAACCCTGTTTTCATTAATCAAAGGCACCATATCAGACAATGTTGCTATACCAACCATGTCCAATAGCCATTTTTCCCAACCTTCCTTGATATCAAACTTGCTTTCATGGGCTTTATCGTAAGAAATTAAGGCTTGAACGATTTTATAGGCAACCCCAGCTCCACATAGCATCTTGTCTGGGTATGCGCAATCCAGCCTTTTTGGGTCGACAACGGCACAGGCTGGGGGTAATTCCTTATCTGGCAAGTGGTGATCTGTAATTATAACGTCAATTCCAAGCTCATTAGCTCTTTTTACAGTCTCAACATCTGTTATTCCACAGTCTACAGTTATAACAAGCATCCCTTTATGATTAACATCAGCCTTATTCTCTATCGCTAGAGCTTCAATTACATGCAAGTGAAACCCAAAACCCTCTTTGTGCCTGTGAGGGATGTAATTTACAAAATTAGTGTATGAAACCTTCTTAAAGAAATCATGCAACACAACAGAAGCGGGGATACCATCGGCATCAAAATCACCATAGATAACAATTTTTTCATTATTATTCATAGCTTTATTGATTCTTATAACAGCCTTCTCCATATCCATCATCAAAAATGGATCATGTATGTGATTATCATAGTCTGGATTAAGAAATGCTTCCCTTTCGTCCGGTTTCACACCTCTGGCATTCAACAAATGATCAAGCATTGTATTGCCAGACCATTCTCTGACCTCATAATTCTTAATTTTTTTAGTTTTTTTATCTTTAGATCTTTTCAATATCATGATTCTAGCATAAAATAGACAACATGACTGACTCAAACAACGACAATACATTTCAGGACACAAATAATAACCATAATGAAGACTGCGTATTCTGCAAAATTATAGATGGAACAATACCTGCTTATAAGGTATATGAGGATAGTGAAACACTTGCGTTCCTAAACATACAACCCAATAACTATGGTCAAACATTGGTTATTCCAAAGGATCACACAGAAAATATATATACAATATCTGATGAATTACTTTGCAGAGTGATGTTAAGTGCCAAAAAGGTGGCTATTGCCATAAGAAATGGTACCGATGTAGATGGAGTAAATATAATAATAAATAATGAAGTTGCTGCAGGGCAAGCTATAAACCACCTTCATGTGCATGTTATACCAAGAATAAATGATGATGGATTCAAAAACTGGGAACCAAAGGAATACAAGGAGGGCGACATGAAGGTTTATCAGGACAAGATTGTAGCAGAACTTTAATCCCAGTATTCTATCTGACAACAAAACCTATTGGTTCTTTAGGTGTTTCTTTTTCTGTGATAATCAACCTTATAATTCTAAATATCTCTTTAAAATCAGCCTCGTTGTTTAATTCCATTTCTTCAACTTTTTGCTTGAGGTCCTTGTAATCGTCTACCATCTCACGAAGTCTCGTAAAAACTCTCATAATTTGAATATTTACTTGAATAGCAAGCTTGCTATTCAGTACGCCAGAAAGCATAGCTACCCCTTGTTCTGTAAATGCCAAAGGAGGTTTTCTTAGGCTTTTTTTAAGGCTGGGATTGGATATCACATTTTGTGATATCCAATTGTCTGTTTCTTCTCGCGTAAGCTCGAACATAAAATCATTTGGAAATCTATCTAAATTTCTTTTTACAGACTGATTCAAACGCATTGTTTGCACCTCATATAATATTGCCAAATCTCTATCCAACATCACCTTCTGTCCTCTAATAATATAAATATTATCTTTTATGAGACTAATGTTTAATGAAACTTCTTCTATCTGTTTTTCTTTCATAAGGAAGAATATAACAAATAGACATGAAGTTTCTATAAAGAAATTCTAAAGAAAAACAGTAGAGCTTACTTATCTCAATGCCTCTATACCCGGCAGAGTCTCATTTACTAAGAAATCAATCATAGCCCCTCCCCCAGTTGATACAAAAATATTATTGTGACTCTTGGCCGCACCACTTACACCATTAGTATTTTCTGGCAACTCGTCCAACCCAAGTGATTTTACAGCAGCAACAGTGTCACCTCCTCCAATTGCGCCCTTAACACCACTTTCAATTAAAAGTTTTGCAAGAGCAATTGTTTGATCGGTGAAACCATTTTCATAATTACCAAGAGGACCATTCCATAGAACAAATTTTGCTGAAGTGATTAGTGGCTTAATTACATCCATAAGGGACGCGCCTGCATCTACAATAATATCGTTATCAGATACCTCTCCTATTTTTTTAGCAGAAACTTTTTTGATATCATCAAAATCATGCACAACAACATCATTTCCGATAATTAATTTTGGATTAGAGACAACATCAGAGATATCTACTGAACCGTCTGAGACTAATGACCTACCAACATTAAATCCACGAGCTTTATAAACATCGTTAACTAATGCTCCACCCAAAACAACAGAATCTGCCTTATCCAAATATTTTTTAATCAAAGGTAATTTTGTATCAAACTTAGCACCACCTAAAATAAAAACAAAAGGATGAGGAGGGTCAATTGCTTCACTCAATGAAGTTATTTCCTTCATTAATTGAATACCAGCAAAGTGTGACAAAAATCTTGGAACTCCAATAACTGATGCATGCTTTCTGTGAGAAACAGCAAAAGCATCATTTACATAATAATCAGCATAACTCGCAAGTTCTTTTGAAAAAACTTCATCATTACTTTTTTCACCTTCATTCACCCTAAGATTCTGAAGAAGAATAATTTCACCATCCACCATGGAATCAATAGTCTTTTTTACATTTTCTCCAACAACCTCACTAATATACCTAACGTTAAGATCAAGTGAGTCATTAAAGTGTTTAGCTACAATTTCCATTCCAGATCCATCCTTTGTTTCTATATGTGAAATCAAAACAACTTTTGCACCGCTGTTTTTCAAAAGATTTACAGTAGGAAGAATAGCTCTCATTCTTAGATCTTCAACTATTATTCCATCGATAATTGGAACATTAAAATCAACTCTTACCAGGAAGGTTTTAGATCTAATTTTATCGATAGTATCATCATTATTTTTTACAAATTCCTCAATTCCAATTATCCCTTTTGTGATTTCCGTTAAATTTTTATCTGACATTTTATTTTTTCTTTTTTAATTTTATTTTAGGCTTCTTTTTTTCAATATTAAGTGATTGGCAAATACTTTTAAGACCCTCTGGTTGCCACCCTGCGCGCCCCACAAGAAGCCCATCAACATCTCCATTGTGAACCAGGTCTTGCGCATTATCAGGAGTCACAGAACCTCCATAGACAATTTTAACGATACTTGCAATACTTTCTCCCCAATTGTCTTTTAAATATTTTCTGATTAAAATTACAATCTGGTGAATTTCATGTGCTGTTATTGCTATATTCTGTGAATTATTTACAGCCCATAGTGGTTCATATGCAATAACTAAATTAGCAAACTGCTGACGTGATGTATAAATAAGAACTTCCTTAAGTTGATTTTTAATAACAGTTAAATATTCTGCGTCATTATCTCTTTCTGCCTCGCCTACACAAACAATGCCAATCATTCCAGCAGCAAGAACTTTTTGCAACTTTTGAGCTATAAGAGAAGTATCTTCACCTATCGCGCGTCTTTCAGAATGACCAACTATTATATGAGAAACACCTGCGCTTTTAAGCATTACCGCGGAAATCTCTCCAGTATGGGCACCTGATTCAAATTTGGATATGTCTTGTGCGCCAATTTTTATCTTACCTTTTGGTCCACCAGCCATTTGGGATAATGTCGCAATAAATGGAAAAGGTGGGCAAATAATAGTCTCCGTCATCTTCAACTTGTCTACACCCCTTTTGATTACAGCCATCTTAGCCTTAGCTTCAACTAAGGTATTTGGCGTCATTTTCCAGTTTGCAATTACTAAGATCTTTTTTGGCTTCATATATTTAAAATTATACCAAAAAAAATAAAGTTATACACAAAATAGTAGTGGAAAACATGTTGTAATATTGAATACGCAAGCAAAAAACTTTTGAGTCTTATCTACTCTATCTCTTTTAGACTGTTTATACCCCAAATAGTAGAAGTACTTGAATTAAAGTTTATATTTACTAAATATGGATCATAGGTAATACTTGAAGAATTAGCCATACTTAAATGATTAGCGAAAACAGCCTTTGTGTTTGAAGTATTCGATAAGTAAATAGCGCCGTATGGAGCAACAAGAAAGGCACTGGCTAGAGCAGAGTTACTTATACTTATAGCCGGGTCACCACCAGTACAATCAATATTGGTGCAACCGTTTGTACTTTCAGATACTAATATAATATTACTTCCCAAAGTTCCGCTTCCGCCTAAATATGCGGAGTTTTTCATTATAATTGTTCCTCCAACTACTATAGTTTCTGATTTTGATCCATAACTAGGACTAAGTTGAACTGTGGAGGTGTTATCAAGCTCTACATTGCCTGTTACATAAAGTGGCCCCCCAAGTGTTAAAACACTACTTTGATCCAGTTTAAGATTACCAATAATTTTAGCCGCACCAATTGTTGATGTCGCCTTACCGTTTAAATCCAAACCTCCATTAATAATAATTCCTGAGCTAGCCTGATTCTTCCATCCATTTATGTCACTGTCTGATATTGGCATATTTACGGAGTTGGTGGAGGTTGAAAGGGTTCCTGTTATCAGGGACGTATTTAGCAGCAAACTGCCATCTAATGAAAAAACATCACCATGTATTACAGAACTATTATCCATTCTAAGACCACCAGACGAAAGCCATGCTCCATAATTAAATGAAATATCCTTGTTTGAACTTAAAATAGTTTTTGTCTTTCTGGCAAACAAACTGTATGCACTACTTGAAATGACTTCTTTTGTACTTGAATTAACATCAGCAATTGAAATACCTGTATTACTATTCAAAATTGACAAACTAAGTACTGATGGAACAATCTTTCCTTTGTTTAATCGGTATAAAACTTCTTCATCT
Protein-coding sequences here:
- the recJ gene encoding single-stranded-DNA-specific exonuclease RecJ, with product MILKRSKDKKTKKIKNYEVREWSGNTMLDHLLNARGVKPDEREAFLNPDYDNHIHDPFLMMDMEKAVIRINKAMNNNEKIVIYGDFDADGIPASVVLHDFFKKVSYTNFVNYIPHRHKEGFGFHLHVIEALAIENKADVNHKGMLVITVDCGITDVETVKRANELGIDVIITDHHLPDKELPPACAVVDPKRLDCAYPDKMLCGAGVAYKIVQALISYDKAHESKFDIKEGWEKWLLDMVGIATLSDMVPLINENRVFARFGLMVLRKTQRLGLIKLFRALKMSQKDLVEEDITFLITPRINAASRMADPRDAFLLLSTTDASEAESMVKHLNSINDERKVVVAKMSKDIHKLIKELKLDGDDIMVVGNPDWSPTLLGLVSTTLVKDYGVPVFLWGRGEGMIKGSCRSDGFCDVVSIMRDIQEKHPKLFINAGGHSFAGGYSINDDCIHEFRDRIKESFKALYGISSEESKVQKYTADAILLPEQVTWKMWSELEKMMPFGEGNAKPLFVFKDIKIDGIKMFGKKGEHMEMTFGKLKAIQFFADTAIFEEIDEEIKKGNPVRRTVLGNLEKSTFSFPAVLRIRIVDII
- a CDS encoding HIT family protein — its product is MTDSNNDNTFQDTNNNHNEDCVFCKIIDGTIPAYKVYEDSETLAFLNIQPNNYGQTLVIPKDHTENIYTISDELLCRVMLSAKKVAIAIRNGTDVDGVNIIINNEVAAGQAINHLHVHVIPRINDDGFKNWEPKEYKEGDMKVYQDKIVAEL
- a CDS encoding ORF6N domain-containing protein, which produces MKEKQIEEVSLNISLIKDNIYIIRGQKVMLDRDLAILYEVQTMRLNQSVKRNLDRFPNDFMFELTREETDNWISQNVISNPSLKKSLRKPPLAFTEQGVAMLSGVLNSKLAIQVNIQIMRVFTRLREMVDDYKDLKQKVEEMELNNEADFKEIFRIIRLIITEKETPKEPIGFVVR
- the pgk gene encoding phosphoglycerate kinase; the encoded protein is MSDKNLTEITKGIIGIEEFVKNNDDTIDKIRSKTFLVRVDFNVPIIDGIIVEDLRMRAILPTVNLLKNSGAKVVLISHIETKDGSGMEIVAKHFNDSLDLNVRYISEVVGENVKKTIDSMVDGEIILLQNLRVNEGEKSNDEVFSKELASYADYYVNDAFAVSHRKHASVIGVPRFLSHFAGIQLMKEITSLSEAIDPPHPFVFILGGAKFDTKLPLIKKYLDKADSVVLGGALVNDVYKARGFNVGRSLVSDGSVDISDVVSNPKLIIGNDVVVHDFDDIKKVSAKKIGEVSDNDIIVDAGASLMDVIKPLITSAKFVLWNGPLGNYENGFTDQTIALAKLLIESGVKGAIGGGDTVAAVKSLGLDELPENTNGVSGAAKSHNNIFVSTGGGAMIDFLVNETLPGIEALR
- the tpiA gene encoding triose-phosphate isomerase gives rise to the protein MKPKKILVIANWKMTPNTLVEAKAKMAVIKRGVDKLKMTETIICPPFPFIATLSQMAGGPKGKIKIGAQDISKFESGAHTGEISAVMLKSAGVSHIIVGHSERRAIGEDTSLIAQKLQKVLAAGMIGIVCVGEAERDNDAEYLTVIKNQLKEVLIYTSRQQFANLVIAYEPLWAVNNSQNIAITAHEIHQIVILIRKYLKDNWGESIASIVKIVYGGSVTPDNAQDLVHNGDVDGLLVGRAGWQPEGLKSICQSLNIEKKKPKIKLKKKK